Within Bradymonas sediminis, the genomic segment CACTCGCCCGTCGACCTAAGCGGCCGCGCGGCGCAGATAAAAAAAGACACTCCTCACGGAGTGTCTTTTTTATTTACTAGACTAAAGATTCGCAGACGCGAACCTCACGCTCAAAGCAGGGCGTCTTTAAGCGCCTGAGCTTTATCGGTTTTCTCCCAGGTGAACAGGTCGCGCCCGAAGTGACCATAGGCAGCGGTCTGGCGATAGATCGGGCGGAGCAGGTCGAGCGTGCTGACGATATCAGCGGGCTTAAGACCGAAGAATTCAGGGATGGTCTGCTCGATCTTGGTCTCGTCGACGGTCGCGGTGCCGAAGGTGTTGACCATGATGCTGACCGGCGCGGCGACGCCGATGGCGTAGGCGAGCTGGACTTCGCAGCGGCGAGCGAGGCCGGCGGCGACGATGTTTTTGGCGATATAGCGCGCCATATAGGCGGCCGAGCGGTCGACCTTGCTCGGGTCCTTACCACTGAACGCCCCGCCGCCGTGGCGTCCCATGCCGCCGTAGGTATCGACGATAATCTTACGTCCGGTCAGACCGGAGTCGGCAAGCGGGCCACCGGCGACGAAACGGCCGGTCGGGTTGATATGATATTTGGTGCCCGCGTGCAGCAGCTCAGCAGGGATCACCTTTTTGATGGTGGTCTCCATCACGGCTTCGCGAACCTGCTCGGTCGAGATCTCCTCGAGATGCTGGGTCGAGATAACCACGGCGTCGATGGCGACCGGCTCGTTGTCTTCGTAGCGCACGGTAACCTGGCTTTTGCTATCCGGGCCGAAGAAGTTGGGCATCTCGTTTTTGCGAACGTCGGCCAGGCGCTGCACCAATTTATGCGCGTACATAATCGGCATCGGCATCAGCTCGGGCATCTCGTCGCAGGCATAGCCGAACATCAGCCCCTGGTCACCAGCGCCCTGCTCTTCGACCACGCCGATATCGGTGACAACGCCCTGGGCGATATCCATGCTCTGCTCATCGATGGCCGACATGACCGAGCAGGAGCGATGGTCAAAGCCAAGCTTCGGGTCATTATAACCAATCTTGGCGATGGTCTCGCGCACGATCTCGGGCACGTCGACGTAAGCGGAGGTCGTAATCTCACCGAAGACCAGGGCGAGGCCGGTGTTGACGATGGTCTCACACGCGACGCGTGCGACCTTATCTTGCTCCAGGATCGCATCGAGGATGCCATCGGAGATCTGGTCGGCGACTTTATCGGGGTGGCCTTCGGAGACCGACTCGGAGGTGAAAACGTAGTTTTTGGACATAATTGAAGCTCCTAAATATGGCTTAATCCGCTCGTATAAGCGGCAAGATAGTTTCTTATTTTGACTCGACGTATTCGCCGATAAGCGTGTGGCTGGTGCAATCGGTGATGCGCACATCCACGATATCGCCGGGTTTGACCTCACGGTCGGCCGGCTTGGGGAAGATGGTGCGCTTAAATTGGTCGCTGCGGCCGGCCAGGTCGTTTTCGTCGCGGCGGCTCACGCCGTCAACCAAAACCCGACGGGTGCGGCCAATTTCTTGCTTAAAGACCTCAGCGCTGATCGACTCCTGCAGCTCAATAATATGGCGCAGACGGTCGCCCTTCTCCTGCTCGCTGACGTCATCGGGCATATTACGGGCTGCGTAGGTATTACTGCGCTCCGAATATTTAAAAAGATACGCGAAATCAAATCGCGTCTTCTCCATCAGCTCCACCGTCTGGATAAAGTCTTCGTCGGTTTCTCCCGGCGAGCCCACCATGATGTCGGTGGAGAGGGCGATGTCGGGGATCGCGGTGCGGATATCGTCGATGAGCTTGTCGTATTCATCGCGAGTATATTGGCGCCGCATCATCTCGAGCATACGCGCGGACCCCGACTGAGCCGGAAGGTGCAGGTATTTGCTGATCTTATCTTCGCGCGCGATGGTCTCAATCAGCTTCGGCGTGAAGTCGGTTGGGTACGGCGAGGTGAAGCGAATCCGCTCGATCCCATCGATGGGGACGAGCATAGACAAGAGGTCGGCAAAATCGGTCTCCGGCTCACCGGGCAGTTGGTGGCGATAGGAGTTAACCGTCTGTCCCAAAAGCGTGACTTCTTTATAGCCCTGCTCGGCCATCTCGCGCACCTGGCGCACGACCTCCGAGGGCGCGACGCCGCGCTCACGACCGCGCACAAACGGGACGATGCAGAAGGTGCAGAATTTATCGCACCCGCGCTGCACCGACACCCAGCCGCTGATTCCGGGGCGACGCTTGGGCGTCAAGCCTTCGTAAACTTCAGCCTTATCGAGTTTGAGATCGAGGACCGGGTCGGCGGCTTCGCCGGTGGCCTTGTCGATCATCGCGGGGAGGTTTCGATAGGAATCGGGCCCCACCACGATATCGACGTAGGGCGCCTGGTCGATGATCTTTTCGCGCAAATGCTGAGCCATGCACCCGGCGATGCCGAGCACAAGGTCGGGGTTCGCGTTCTTATAGCGCAGCAGATCGGTGAGGCGCCCGAAGATACGGTCCTCGGCGCGCTCGCGAACCGCGCAGGTATTGATGAGGATGACGTCTGCCTCGTCGAGCGTCTTCGCCGAGCCGTAGCCGGTACCGGCGAGGACCCCGCCCATCAGCTCGCTATCGGCCAGGTTCATCTGACAGCCGTAGGTCTCGATAAACACCTTTTTGCCCGAGCGGCTCTCAATATCGAGCATCGAATTTTGTTCGCCATTATGGGCGTTCGGATCGCGTACGAAAGGATCAGATGTCATGATAATTCACTGGATGCAGAGGCTGTTAAAGCAGAAGATGACTCCGTGCTCACCCGTCCCGAGGGAGGCTGCGCGCAGGCAACATTTCGCGCGACCGGTTTCTTTCCCGGGCGCGTCGAAAATATCGCCGCACGTTAGGTAAGTGAGTCCCCAGTGTCAATCTGTTCCTTCGCAAGTTTCTTAAGGGACTTGGCCCTCAAAAGTGCGCCGCGACGAGGCTCTAACGCCTGGGCAGCTCATTATTTTGGCGCGATTGCGCCTATATATATAACGGTCTATAAGCCAGCCAGATTCGACCCCTTCGACGCCATGTCCTGTCGAAGCGGGGGCAGGCAATAATAGAAGGTGATTATGGAAGAGTTAGTCGACGCGATCAGAACCCAATTGGAGAATGGGGACCTGGAGGGCGCATTTGCGGCCGTCGAGGATTTGCAGCCCGTCGACCAGGCCGAGGTCATCAGCCTGCTGGACCCGAAAATCGGCTGGCCTTTGCTCGAGAAATTGCCCGAGCGCGCCGACGCCTTCGGTGACCTGGAGGTCGACACTCAACTTGCCTACGCCGAGTTATTACCCCGCTCCTCGCTGGCCAGCCTGATCAGCGAGATGCGCTCGAACGAGCGTGCCGACCTCTATAATTCAATCGACGAAAGCCAGCGCGAGCTGCTGTTGCCGGGCATGGAGAAGGCCCAGCGCGAAGATATGC encodes:
- the metK gene encoding methionine adenosyltransferase; the protein is MMSKNYVFTSESVSEGHPDKVADQISDGILDAILEQDKVARVACETIVNTGLALVFGEITTSAYVDVPEIVRETIAKIGYNDPKLGFDHRSCSVMSAIDEQSMDIAQGVVTDIGVVEEQGAGDQGLMFGYACDEMPELMPMPIMYAHKLVQRLADVRKNEMPNFFGPDSKSQVTVRYEDNEPVAIDAVVISTQHLEEISTEQVREAVMETTIKKVIPAELLHAGTKYHINPTGRFVAGGPLADSGLTGRKIIVDTYGGMGRHGGGAFSGKDPSKVDRSAAYMARYIAKNIVAAGLARRCEVQLAYAIGVAAPVSIMVNTFGTATVDETKIEQTIPEFFGLKPADIVSTLDLLRPIYRQTAAYGHFGRDLFTWEKTDKAQALKDALL
- the miaB gene encoding tRNA (N6-isopentenyl adenosine(37)-C2)-methylthiotransferase MiaB yields the protein MTSDPFVRDPNAHNGEQNSMLDIESRSGKKVFIETYGCQMNLADSELMGGVLAGTGYGSAKTLDEADVILINTCAVRERAEDRIFGRLTDLLRYKNANPDLVLGIAGCMAQHLREKIIDQAPYVDIVVGPDSYRNLPAMIDKATGEAADPVLDLKLDKAEVYEGLTPKRRPGISGWVSVQRGCDKFCTFCIVPFVRGRERGVAPSEVVRQVREMAEQGYKEVTLLGQTVNSYRHQLPGEPETDFADLLSMLVPIDGIERIRFTSPYPTDFTPKLIETIAREDKISKYLHLPAQSGSARMLEMMRRQYTRDEYDKLIDDIRTAIPDIALSTDIMVGSPGETDEDFIQTVELMEKTRFDFAYLFKYSERSNTYAARNMPDDVSEQEKGDRLRHIIELQESISAEVFKQEIGRTRRVLVDGVSRRDENDLAGRSDQFKRTIFPKPADREVKPGDIVDVRITDCTSHTLIGEYVESK